From a single Fusobacterium pseudoperiodonticum genomic region:
- a CDS encoding ethanolamine utilization protein yields the protein MVLSEDILKIKYRKEAFDVFEIEKGTLLTPSAKQFLNEKGIRLVIKGEEAPVSTKQNELGEETEEKIIYEKPKYVGKNGECYFEKPEYMTVVDGNVLIPKNSKLISLRGKIDTFLAELLLNAKEIEQSSNNKLIKDIETVIKFIQNIIVAEKLDKILENQILLDSKTIKDIKEIIDNPKEYFKKGHLLEVSLNSDLTIHKLNRLRFLARELEIQAIDYFVEDYKVNRKDLLEAFNVLSDVIYIIILKYDNGDYR from the coding sequence ATGGTTCTATCAGAAGATATTTTAAAAATTAAATATAGAAAAGAAGCCTTCGATGTTTTTGAAATCGAAAAAGGAACTCTTTTAACACCATCAGCTAAACAGTTTTTAAATGAAAAAGGAATAAGATTAGTCATAAAAGGTGAAGAAGCTCCTGTTTCAACTAAACAAAACGAGTTAGGGGAAGAAACAGAAGAAAAAATCATCTATGAAAAGCCAAAATATGTTGGAAAAAATGGAGAATGCTATTTCGAAAAACCAGAATATATGACAGTGGTTGATGGAAATGTACTAATTCCTAAGAATAGTAAACTTATTAGTTTAAGAGGGAAAATAGACACATTCTTAGCTGAACTATTATTAAATGCAAAAGAAATAGAGCAATCTTCTAATAATAAACTTATAAAAGATATTGAAACTGTTATAAAATTCATACAAAATATAATAGTTGCAGAAAAATTAGATAAGATTTTAGAAAATCAAATTTTATTAGACTCAAAAACAATAAAAGACATTAAAGAAATTATAGATAATCCTAAGGAATATTTTAAAAAGGGGCATCTGTTAGAGGTATCGCTAAATAGTGATTTAACTATTCATAAGTTAAACAGGCTTAGATTTTTAGCAAGAGAATTAGAAATTCAAGCTATAGATTATTTTGTTGAAGATTACAAAGTAAATAGAAAAGATTTATTAGAGGCATTCAATGTTTTAAGTGATGTCATCTATATAATTATTCTAAAGTACGATAATGGAGATTATAGATAA
- a CDS encoding TIGR02536 family ethanolamine utilization protein, with the protein MNNNFDEKYIIELVKKELSKYLTEQGIEMKKQISFLGDDKDIEEKLSQKFEISENAETLVVSKLSLKNLYNISNAIYENDYEEKIIKFLLENKEIIIIKEGIEYSKYENIPVAVLKRYEEYIEKIKTYGIKIENKDFYINSLEKKEEVYSKKLLDLNSLRELEIKGIKRLVIENSIVTSSAQEYAKDKNIEIIKRR; encoded by the coding sequence ATGAATAACAACTTCGATGAAAAATATATAATAGAATTAGTAAAAAAAGAATTAAGTAAGTATTTAACTGAACAAGGAATAGAAATGAAAAAACAAATTTCTTTTCTTGGAGATGATAAAGACATAGAGGAAAAACTAAGCCAAAAATTTGAAATTTCTGAAAATGCAGAAACACTAGTTGTTTCTAAGTTAAGTCTAAAAAATTTATATAATATATCTAATGCAATCTATGAAAATGATTATGAAGAAAAAATTATAAAATTCCTTCTAGAAAATAAAGAAATAATAATTATTAAAGAAGGAATAGAATACTCTAAATATGAAAATATTCCTGTTGCAGTTCTAAAAAGATATGAGGAATATATTGAAAAAATAAAAACTTATGGAATAAAAATAGAAAATAAAGATTTCTATATTAACTCTTTAGAGAAAAAAGAGGAAGTATATAGCAAGAAATTGCTAGATTTAAATAGTTTAAGAGAACTAGAAATCAAAGGAATCAAAAGATTAGTAATAGAAAATTCAATAGTAACAAGTTCAGCACAAGAATATGCAAAAGACAAGAATATTGAGATTATAAAGAGGAGATAA
- a CDS encoding EutN/CcmL family microcompartment protein, with protein sequence MLIGEVIGNVWATKKYDGLDGLKFLIVKTEENKRMVAFDSVGAGIGEKVIISTGSSARNALNMKDIPVDAAIIGIIDGMDEE encoded by the coding sequence ATGCTTATAGGTGAAGTTATTGGAAATGTTTGGGCAACTAAGAAATATGATGGCTTAGATGGATTAAAATTTTTAATTGTAAAGACTGAAGAGAATAAGAGAATGGTAGCATTTGATTCAGTGGGAGCAGGGATAGGAGAAAAAGTAATAATTTCTACTGGAAGTTCAGCAAGAAATGCACTTAATATGAAAGATATACCTGTTGATGCGGCTATCATTGGAATAATTGATGGAATGGATGAAGAATAA
- the eutH gene encoding ethanolamine utilization protein EutH, with the protein MGINEIIIYIMVFFMAVGAIDKCIGNKFGYGEKFEEGIMAMGALALSMVGIVSLAPVLANILKPIVGPVYSALGADPAMFATTLLANDMGGYPLAMSLAQDPMVGKFAGLILGSMMGATVVFTIPVALGIIEKEDRPYLAKGVLAGMVAIPFGCLVGGLVAGFPLMTVLRNLVPIIIFAVLIIIGLWLIPEKMTTGFTYFGTGVVVVITIGLAAAIIENLTGIVVIPGMAPIDEGMGIIWSIAIVLAGAFPLVHFITKVFKKPLEKIGEKLGMNEIGAAGLVASLANNIPMFGMMKDMDPNGKVMNVAFAVCAAFVFGDHLGFTGGVDKAMIAPMIAGKLAGGILAIIIAKVLFTTKKAK; encoded by the coding sequence ATGGGAATAAATGAGATTATTATCTATATAATGGTATTTTTTATGGCAGTTGGTGCCATCGATAAATGTATAGGAAACAAATTTGGTTATGGTGAAAAATTTGAAGAAGGAATTATGGCTATGGGGGCTTTAGCTCTATCTATGGTTGGAATAGTTTCTCTTGCACCAGTTCTAGCAAATATCTTAAAACCAATAGTTGGACCAGTGTACTCAGCATTAGGAGCAGACCCTGCAATGTTCGCTACTACATTACTAGCAAATGACATGGGAGGATATCCTCTTGCAATGAGTCTTGCACAAGATCCAATGGTTGGAAAATTTGCAGGATTAATATTAGGTTCAATGATGGGAGCAACAGTAGTTTTCACAATACCAGTTGCTTTAGGAATTATAGAAAAAGAAGATAGACCATATTTAGCAAAAGGAGTTCTTGCAGGTATGGTTGCAATACCTTTTGGTTGTCTTGTTGGTGGATTAGTTGCAGGGTTCCCACTAATGACTGTTTTAAGAAACTTAGTACCAATTATAATATTCGCAGTATTAATTATAATTGGATTATGGTTAATACCTGAAAAAATGACAACAGGATTTACATACTTTGGAACAGGAGTTGTAGTAGTTATTACAATAGGACTTGCTGCAGCAATCATTGAAAACTTAACAGGAATTGTTGTAATTCCTGGAATGGCACCTATAGATGAAGGTATGGGAATTATTTGGTCAATAGCTATAGTACTTGCAGGAGCTTTCCCACTAGTACATTTCATAACAAAAGTATTCAAAAAACCTTTAGAAAAAATTGGAGAAAAATTAGGAATGAATGAAATAGGAGCAGCAGGATTAGTTGCTTCACTTGCTAACAATATTCCAATGTTTGGTATGATGAAAGATATGGATCCTAATGGAAAAGTTATGAACGTGGCATTTGCAGTATGTGCTGCTTTCGTGTTTGGAGATCACTTAGGATTTACAGGTGGAGTAGACAAAGCTATGATAGCTCCAATGATAGCTGGAAAACTTGCTGGAGGAATCTTAGCAATAATAATAGCTAAAGTACTATTTACTACTAAGAAAGCAAAATAA
- a CDS encoding cupin domain-containing protein, with the protein MNKELLEELIRKVIQEELGKAEQPESEYKEMDKSGVGVVKLNKMRKRVKMDTGNPKDQVTTTDLFTLQESPRLGAGLMEMRETTFPWTLTYDEIDYIIEGRLEILIDGRKVVGEAGDVILIPKNSKIEFSAPNYAKFMYFVYPANWSEL; encoded by the coding sequence ATGAACAAAGAATTATTAGAAGAATTAATCAGAAAAGTAATACAAGAAGAATTAGGAAAAGCTGAACAACCAGAATCTGAATATAAAGAAATGGACAAAAGTGGTGTAGGAGTAGTTAAATTAAACAAAATGAGAAAAAGAGTGAAAATGGATACAGGAAATCCAAAAGATCAAGTTACAACAACTGATTTATTCACTTTACAAGAAAGCCCTAGATTAGGAGCAGGTTTAATGGAAATGAGAGAAACTACATTCCCTTGGACATTGACTTATGATGAAATAGACTATATAATCGAAGGAAGACTAGAAATTCTAATAGATGGAAGAAAAGTAGTAGGAGAAGCAGGAGATGTTATCTTAATACCTAAAAACTCTAAAATAGAATTTAGTGCACCTAACTATGCAAAATTTATGTATTTTGTATATCCTGCAAACTGGTCTGAACTATAA
- a CDS encoding phosphoserine phosphatase: MSIENSCVRLDEGRWNPKNREVLEKLIEKYRNTNSYAVFDWDNTSIQGDTQQNLFIYQIENLKYKLNPEKFNEVIRKNVPTTDFDERFKNSEGEVLNVTKLANDIYKSYIFLYENYISTKKISLEEIRKTEEFKDFRAKMHYLHNALPSNFSSKIACLWEFYLLSGMTRTEVKSLAKESNDAKLGESLGDVIVESSRVLRGEAGIVKGIYDNGLRVRSEMANLYHELKRNGIDVYVISASMQELIEVFATDKSYGYNLDEKKIYAMRLRTTVDDVLIDEFNEDYAFTQKEGKSETIERFIKDKYEGKGPILVGGDALGDESMLTKFKDTEVLLIMKRERKLDDVAKDGRALIQKRNAQTGLLDPKN, encoded by the coding sequence ATGTCTATTGAAAATTCTTGTGTAAGATTAGATGAAGGAAGATGGAATCCTAAAAATAGAGAAGTGTTAGAAAAGTTGATAGAAAAATATAGAAATACTAATAGCTATGCAGTTTTTGACTGGGATAATACTTCTATTCAAGGTGATACTCAACAAAATTTATTCATATATCAAATTGAGAATTTAAAATATAAGTTAAATCCTGAAAAATTTAATGAAGTTATTAGAAAAAATGTACCTACTACAGATTTTGATGAAAGATTCAAGAATTCTGAAGGAGAAGTTTTAAATGTAACTAAATTAGCAAATGATATATATAAGAGCTATATCTTTCTTTATGAAAACTATATTTCTACTAAAAAAATATCTTTAGAAGAAATAAGAAAAACAGAAGAATTTAAAGATTTTAGAGCAAAGATGCATTATTTACATAATGCACTTCCAAGTAACTTTTCATCTAAAATTGCTTGTCTTTGGGAATTTTACTTGTTAAGTGGAATGACAAGAACTGAGGTAAAGAGTTTAGCAAAAGAATCAAATGATGCTAAACTTGGTGAGAGCTTAGGAGATGTCATTGTAGAATCAAGTAGAGTTTTAAGAGGAGAAGCAGGAATAGTTAAAGGAATCTATGATAATGGTTTGAGGGTTAGATCTGAAATGGCTAACCTATACCATGAACTTAAAAGAAATGGTATAGATGTATACGTTATTTCAGCTTCAATGCAAGAATTGATAGAGGTCTTTGCTACAGACAAGTCTTATGGATATAATTTAGATGAAAAAAAAATCTATGCAATGAGATTAAGAACAACAGTAGATGATGTATTAATAGATGAATTCAATGAAGATTATGCTTTTACACAAAAAGAAGGAAAATCTGAAACAATAGAAAGATTTATCAAAGATAAATATGAAGGTAAAGGACCTATACTTGTTGGTGGAGATGCTCTTGGTGATGAAAGCATGTTGACAAAATTCAAAGATACAGAAGTTCTATTGATAATGAAAAGAGAAAGGAAATTAGATGATGTAGCAAAAGATGGTAGAGCATTAATCCAAAAAAGAAATGCCCAAACAGGTTTGTTAGATCCAAAGAATTAG
- a CDS encoding 1-propanol dehydrogenase PduQ gives MKEFRLQPKILFGEDSLDYLKTLEYKKVMIVTDEVMTQLKLTDFITNNLSSSTEVKIFNKVEPNPSMQTIENGLKDFIDFEPQCVIALGGGSPIDACKAILYFSYELYKKLKVNKKVFFIAVPTTSGTGSEVTSYSVVTKGEHKIALADEKMLPDVALLNTVFLNGLPAKVVADTGMDVLTHSIEAYVSTNANPFSNSFAMKSIKLIFENLVAHYNDRKIQGPKENVQFASCLAGIAFDNSSLGINHSIAHTVGAKFHIAHGRANAIIMPYVIEVNTEANRKYFEISRELGLPSDTIEEGKYSLLSFVRILKEKLAIEKSLKDYGVDFETFKREIPSMLEDIKKDICTQYNPNKLTDEEYVRLLLKIYFGE, from the coding sequence ATGAAAGAATTTAGACTACAACCTAAAATATTATTTGGAGAAGATTCCTTAGATTACTTAAAGACTTTAGAATATAAAAAAGTTATGATAGTAACTGATGAAGTTATGACGCAGTTAAAATTAACTGATTTTATCACGAATAATCTGTCTTCATCAACTGAGGTAAAAATTTTCAATAAAGTTGAGCCTAATCCAAGTATGCAAACAATAGAAAATGGTTTAAAAGATTTCATTGACTTTGAACCACAATGTGTAATTGCATTAGGTGGAGGTTCTCCAATAGATGCTTGTAAGGCAATATTATATTTTTCTTATGAGCTATATAAAAAATTAAAAGTAAATAAAAAAGTATTTTTTATTGCAGTTCCTACTACAAGTGGAACAGGTTCTGAAGTAACTTCATACAGTGTTGTTACTAAGGGAGAGCATAAGATAGCTTTAGCAGATGAAAAAATGTTACCAGATGTGGCATTATTGAATACAGTATTTTTAAATGGACTACCAGCAAAAGTTGTTGCAGATACAGGAATGGACGTTTTAACTCATTCTATTGAAGCTTATGTATCAACTAATGCTAATCCATTTTCAAATTCATTTGCAATGAAGTCTATCAAGTTAATATTTGAAAATTTAGTTGCTCACTACAACGATAGAAAAATACAAGGACCTAAAGAAAATGTTCAATTTGCTTCATGCTTGGCAGGAATAGCCTTTGATAATTCTTCACTTGGAATCAACCACAGTATTGCACATACAGTTGGAGCAAAATTCCATATAGCACATGGAAGAGCAAATGCTATTATTATGCCTTATGTAATTGAAGTTAATACAGAAGCAAATAGAAAATACTTTGAAATTTCAAGAGAGCTAGGATTACCTTCTGATACAATAGAAGAAGGGAAATATTCTCTTCTAAGCTTTGTAAGAATTTTAAAAGAAAAATTAGCTATAGAAAAATCTTTAAAAGATTATGGAGTTGATTTTGAAACATTTAAAAGAGAAATACCTAGTATGTTGGAAGATATTAAAAAGGATATTTGTACACAATACAATCCAAATAAATTAACTGATGAAGAATATGTAAGATTACTTTTAAAAATTTATTTTGGAGAATAA
- the hcp gene encoding hydroxylamine reductase, whose protein sequence is MDKMFCYQCQETAKGTGCTTIGVCGKDAETSGLQDLLIHTDKGVAAYSSVLRKNGKAKELIERKVNRYLVNSLFITITNANFDDDAILDEIKAGLKLREELKALATEEEKKEAEKYGADLVNWYYESNEDLIKFSENQSVVGVLRTENEDVRSLRELIVYGLKGLAAYAEHAFNLGKTSEEIFAFVEEALLGTMDDSLTAEQLVALTMKTGEYGVKVMALLDEANTSVLGTPEITKVKIGAGKRPGILISGHDLWDLKQLLEQSKDSGVDIYTHSEMLPGHAYPELKKYPHFYGNYGNAWWDQRKDFTNFNGPIVFTTNCIVPPVKNATYKDRVFTTNAAGYPGWKRIKVNADGTKDFSEIIELAKTCQPPVEVESGEIVVGFAHNQVLSLADKVVENIKSGAIKRFVVMSGCDGRMAQRHYYTDFAENLPKDTIILTSGCAKYKYNKLNLGDINGIPRVLDAGQCNDSYSWAVVALKLKEVFGLNDINELPLVFNIAWYEQKAVIVLLALLYLGVKNIHVGPTLPGFLSPNVAKVLVENFGIAGITTVEEDLKKFGLYEGSGLAN, encoded by the coding sequence ATGGATAAAATGTTTTGTTACCAATGTCAAGAAACTGCTAAAGGAACTGGTTGTACAACTATAGGAGTTTGTGGAAAGGATGCAGAAACATCTGGATTACAAGATTTATTAATACATACAGATAAAGGTGTTGCAGCATATAGCTCAGTACTTAGAAAAAATGGAAAAGCAAAAGAATTAATAGAAAGAAAAGTAAATAGATACCTTGTTAATTCATTGTTCATTACAATAACTAATGCTAATTTTGATGATGATGCAATCTTAGATGAAATAAAAGCAGGATTAAAATTAAGAGAAGAATTAAAAGCTCTTGCAACAGAAGAAGAAAAGAAAGAAGCTGAAAAATATGGTGCTGATTTAGTAAATTGGTACTATGAATCAAATGAAGATTTAATAAAATTCTCTGAAAATCAATCTGTTGTTGGAGTATTAAGAACAGAAAATGAAGATGTTAGATCTTTAAGAGAATTAATAGTTTATGGATTAAAAGGACTAGCAGCTTATGCTGAACATGCTTTTAACCTAGGAAAAACTAGTGAAGAAATATTTGCTTTTGTTGAAGAAGCTCTTTTAGGAACTATGGATGATAGCTTAACTGCTGAACAATTAGTTGCTTTAACAATGAAAACTGGAGAATATGGAGTAAAAGTAATGGCTTTACTAGATGAAGCTAATACATCAGTTTTAGGAACTCCTGAAATCACTAAAGTTAAAATTGGAGCAGGAAAAAGACCTGGAATCTTAATCAGTGGACATGATTTATGGGATTTAAAACAATTACTAGAACAAAGTAAAGATTCAGGTGTAGATATTTATACTCACTCTGAAATGTTACCAGGACATGCATATCCTGAATTAAAGAAATATCCTCATTTCTATGGAAACTATGGAAATGCTTGGTGGGATCAAAGAAAAGATTTCACAAACTTTAATGGACCTATCGTATTTACAACTAACTGTATCGTTCCACCTGTAAAGAACGCTACATACAAAGATAGAGTATTCACAACTAATGCTGCTGGATATCCAGGATGGAAGAGAATCAAAGTTAATGCAGATGGAACTAAAGATTTCTCTGAAATCATAGAACTTGCTAAAACTTGTCAACCACCAGTAGAAGTAGAAAGTGGAGAAATCGTAGTTGGTTTTGCTCATAACCAAGTTTTAAGCCTAGCTGACAAAGTTGTAGAAAATATTAAATCAGGTGCTATCAAAAGATTTGTTGTAATGAGTGGTTGTGATGGAAGAATGGCACAAAGACATTATTATACTGATTTTGCTGAAAACTTACCAAAAGATACAATCATCTTAACTTCTGGTTGTGCTAAATACAAATACAATAAATTAAACTTAGGAGATATAAATGGAATTCCAAGAGTATTAGATGCAGGACAATGTAATGACTCTTATTCTTGGGCAGTAGTAGCTCTTAAATTAAAAGAAGTATTTGGATTAAATGATATCAATGAATTACCATTAGTATTTAACATTGCTTGGTATGAACAAAAAGCTGTAATCGTTTTATTAGCTCTATTATACTTAGGAGTTAAAAATATCCATGTTGGACCAACTCTACCAGGATTCTTATCTCCAAATGTAGCAAAAGTTTTAGTTGAAAACTTTGGAATAGCTGGAATCACTACAGTAGAAGAAGACTTAAAGAAATTTGGATTATATGAAGGTTCAGGTTTAGCTAACTAA
- a CDS encoding PTS sugar transporter subunit IIA encodes MKFSSYLNTDYIFPNLEANSKEEIIRKIVNKVAEDDRAVGEQKEEIIKNIIKREEEISTCIGGGIFLPHTRMIDFSDFIIAVATVKDKIVADIGGTNQKDEIKVVFLIVSDVLKNKNLLKAMSVISKIGLKQPEVIEKIKKSNSPKEIYELLAANDIEIEHKIIAEDVLSPEIRPAKENDTLEEIAKRLILEQKSALPVLSDDNVLLGEITERELIGFGMPEHLSLMSDLNFLTVGEPFEEYLLNESTMTIKDIYRKDIKHLMIDKDTPIMEICFKMVYKGMHRLYVVNPKNNKYLGIINRSDIIKKVLHI; translated from the coding sequence ATGAAATTTTCAAGTTATTTAAACACTGATTACATATTTCCTAATTTAGAAGCAAATTCTAAGGAGGAAATAATTAGAAAAATTGTTAACAAAGTTGCAGAAGACGATAGAGCAGTTGGAGAACAAAAAGAAGAAATCATAAAAAATATTATAAAAAGAGAAGAAGAAATTTCTACTTGTATAGGTGGAGGAATTTTCTTGCCACATACAAGAATGATAGATTTTTCAGATTTTATTATAGCAGTTGCAACTGTTAAAGATAAAATAGTAGCTGATATTGGTGGAACAAATCAAAAAGATGAGATAAAAGTTGTATTTTTAATAGTTTCAGATGTTTTAAAAAATAAAAATCTTTTGAAGGCTATGAGTGTGATTTCAAAAATAGGACTAAAACAACCTGAAGTAATAGAAAAAATAAAAAAATCAAATAGTCCTAAAGAAATATATGAACTTTTAGCAGCTAATGATATAGAAATAGAACATAAGATAATAGCAGAAGATGTTTTAAGTCCAGAAATAAGACCTGCAAAAGAAAATGATACTTTGGAAGAAATAGCTAAAAGATTGATATTAGAACAAAAATCAGCTTTACCTGTGCTATCGGATGATAATGTTCTTTTAGGAGAAATTACAGAAAGAGAATTGATAGGTTTTGGTATGCCAGAACACTTATCACTTATGAGTGATTTGAACTTTTTGACAGTTGGAGAACCTTTCGAAGAATACTTACTTAATGAAAGTACAATGACTATTAAAGATATATACAGAAAAGATATAAAGCACTTAATGATAGATAAAGATACTCCTATAATGGAAATTTGCTTTAAAATGGTTTATAAAGGAATGCACAGACTTTATGTTGTAAATCCAAAGAATAATAAATATCTTGGAATAATAAATAGATCAGATATTATTAAAAAGGTATTACATATATAA
- a CDS encoding ArsB/NhaD family transporter: protein MLYVGILIFIAVFYCIITEKIPNAWATMAGGLLMTMIGIINQEEVLETVYNRLEILFLLVGMMMIVLLVSETGVFQWFAIKVAQLVRGEPFKLIILLACVTALCSAFLDNVTTILLMAPVSILLAKQLKLNPFPFVITEVMSANIGGLATLIGDPTQLIIGAEGKLTFNEFLVNTAPVAILSMISLLATVYFMYAKNMKVSNELKAKIMELDSSRSLKDIKLLKQSIVIFSLVIIGFILNNFVDKGLAMIALSGAVCLSLIAKKSPKEMFEGVEWETLFFFIGLFMMIKGIENLEIIKFIGDKMITITEGHFGGAVLSTMWISALFTSVIGNVANAATFSKIINIMTPSFAGVAGVKALWWALSFGSCLGGNLSLLGSATNVVAVGAADKAGCKINFVQFLKFGGIIAIENLIIASVYIYFRYL, encoded by the coding sequence ATGTTATATGTTGGAATTTTGATATTTATAGCAGTGTTTTACTGTATAATAACAGAGAAAATACCAAATGCTTGGGCAACAATGGCTGGTGGGCTATTAATGACTATGATTGGTATAATAAATCAAGAAGAAGTTCTTGAAACAGTCTATAATAGACTAGAGATACTTTTTTTACTTGTAGGAATGATGATGATAGTTCTTCTTGTTTCAGAAACTGGAGTGTTCCAGTGGTTTGCAATTAAAGTTGCACAATTGGTAAGAGGGGAACCATTTAAGTTGATAATTTTATTAGCTTGTGTAACAGCACTTTGTTCAGCATTTTTAGATAATGTTACAACAATATTACTTATGGCACCTGTGTCAATATTATTGGCAAAGCAATTAAAATTAAATCCATTCCCATTTGTAATAACAGAAGTTATGTCAGCTAATATAGGTGGACTTGCAACATTGATAGGGGATCCAACTCAACTTATCATAGGAGCAGAAGGAAAATTAACTTTTAATGAATTCTTAGTCAATACAGCACCTGTTGCTATACTTTCTATGATTTCTTTATTGGCAACAGTTTACTTTATGTATGCTAAAAATATGAAGGTATCAAATGAATTAAAAGCTAAGATCATGGAATTAGATTCAAGCAGATCGTTAAAAGATATAAAACTTTTAAAGCAGTCTATAGTTATCTTTTCTTTAGTAATTATAGGATTTATTTTAAATAACTTTGTGGATAAAGGTCTAGCTATGATAGCATTATCAGGAGCAGTGTGTTTATCATTAATTGCAAAGAAAAGTCCTAAAGAGATGTTCGAAGGAGTAGAGTGGGAAACTTTATTCTTCTTCATAGGTTTATTTATGATGATTAAAGGTATAGAAAATCTTGAGATTATTAAATTTATTGGAGATAAAATGATAACAATAACTGAAGGTCATTTTGGGGGAGCAGTTCTATCAACAATGTGGATATCAGCTCTTTTTACTTCAGTAATTGGAAACGTTGCCAATGCAGCAACATTTTCGAAGATTATTAATATAATGACTCCAAGTTTTGCAGGAGTTGCAGGAGTAAAAGCACTTTGGTGGGCTTTATCATTTGGTTCTTGTTTAGGTGGAAATTTAAGTTTACTTGGTTCTGCAACAAATGTTGTAGCAGTTGGGGCTGCTGATAAAGCAGGATGTAAAATCAATTTTGTACAATTTTTAAAGTTTGGTGGAATTATTGCTATAGAAAATTTGATAATAGCTTCAGTATATATTTATTTCAGATATTTATAA
- a CDS encoding ArsB/NhaD family transporter, with product MLLSLGILIFVIVFYCMITEKVASAYATMLGALAMAFLGIVNEEQILETIHSRLEILLLLIGMMIIVSLISETGVFQWFAIKVVKIVRGDPLKLLILLSIVTATCSAFLDNVTTILLMAPVSILLAKQLKLDPFPFVMTEVLSSDIGGMATLIGDPTQLIIGSEGKLSFNEFLINTAPMTVIALVILLTVVYFTNIRKMKVSNRLRAQIMELESDRILTNKKLLKQSIIILTAVIIGFVLNNFVNKGLAVISLSGGILLAFLTEREPKKIFGAVEWDTLFFFIGLFVMIRGIENLGVIKFIGDKIIELSTGNFKVASISIMWLSSIFTSIFGNVANAATFSKIIKTVIPNFQSVADIKVFWWALSFGSCLGGSITMIGSATNVVAVSASAKADCKIDFMKFFKFGSKIAILNLIAATVYMYLRYL from the coding sequence ATGTTACTAAGTTTAGGAATACTTATTTTTGTTATAGTTTTTTACTGCATGATTACAGAAAAAGTGGCTTCAGCCTATGCAACTATGTTAGGAGCATTGGCAATGGCCTTTTTAGGAATAGTTAATGAAGAACAAATTTTAGAAACAATACATAGTAGATTGGAGATATTACTTCTATTAATTGGTATGATGATAATAGTTTCTTTAATATCAGAAACAGGAGTATTTCAATGGTTTGCAATAAAAGTAGTTAAGATAGTAAGAGGAGACCCTTTAAAATTATTGATACTACTTTCAATTGTAACAGCTACATGTTCAGCATTTTTAGATAATGTTACAACAATATTACTTATGGCACCTGTATCAATATTATTGGCTAAACAATTAAAATTAGATCCTTTTCCTTTTGTTATGACAGAAGTTTTATCTTCTGACATAGGTGGGATGGCAACTTTGATAGGGGATCCAACTCAACTTATCATAGGAAGTGAAGGAAAATTATCATTTAATGAATTTTTAATTAATACTGCCCCTATGACTGTAATAGCACTTGTAATATTATTGACAGTTGTTTATTTTACAAATATAAGAAAAATGAAAGTTTCAAATAGATTAAGAGCACAGATTATGGAATTAGAATCTGATAGAATACTGACAAATAAAAAATTATTAAAGCAATCTATAATAATACTTACTGCAGTAATAATAGGTTTTGTATTAAATAACTTTGTAAACAAAGGTTTAGCAGTAATTTCTTTAAGTGGTGGAATATTGTTGGCTTTCTTAACAGAAAGAGAACCTAAAAAGATTTTTGGTGCTGTTGAATGGGATACTCTATTCTTCTTTATCGGTCTTTTTGTGATGATTAGAGGAATAGAAAATTTAGGAGTAATCAAATTCATAGGTGATAAAATAATTGAATTATCAACAGGAAACTTTAAGGTAGCTTCAATTTCAATAATGTGGCTATCTTCAATATTTACTTCTATCTTTGGAAATGTTGCCAATGCTGCAACCTTCTCAAAAATTATTAAGACAGTTATTCCTAATTTTCAAAGTGTAGCAGATATAAAAGTATTTTGGTGGGCTTTGTCTTTTGGTTCATGTCTAGGTGGAAGTATTACAATGATAGGTTCAGCAACAAATGTTGTGGCTGTTTCAGCTTCAGCAAAAGCGGATTGTAAAATTGATTTTATGAAATTTTTTAAATTTGGAAGTAAAATTGCAATTTTAAATTTGATAGCTGCAACTGTATATATGTACTTAAGATACCTATAA